In one window of Desulfarculaceae bacterium DNA:
- the ggt gene encoding gamma-glutamyltransferase, with translation MRFRYPGMRPWATPAQRSVVMAPRGMAASSQPLATRAGVRVLENGGNAVDAAVAMVAVLSVVEPYSVGIGGDCFALCALDGGSRIVGLNGSGRSAAGADPGQILSQGHHKIPTRHGAAVTTPGALAGWADLVAAHGTMGLDTLLAPAIGYAAQGFPVSEVIAGEWAAFRDHLAADPDSAAAYLVEGHPPQAGQMFVNPGLARTLKLIAEQGPEVFYQGELAEAMSACVQKAGGWLGVEDLAAHRSEWVEPIMLGYRGWTVLELPPNGQGITALEILSILEGYELAALEPSGADKAHLMAEAIKIAFEDRNRYVTDPAFARAPVEQLLSPQYAEQCRARIDPERALPLEGAAPPLGSDTVYLCAGDEAGNAVSFISSIFTPFGSGLVPVDTGILLHCRGISFALDQAHANCLEPGKRPLHTIIPGMLLDQGRLAAAFGVMGGDMQPQGHAQLLVNLIDHGLNLQQALDAPRLRCMDRKGVYLEEGFAPEVAAELERRGHLLDWTDYTINQVGGGQIVWRDQEQGVWLGASDRRKDGMALGY, from the coding sequence ATGCGCTTTCGCTACCCCGGCATGAGGCCCTGGGCCACCCCGGCCCAGCGCTCGGTGGTCATGGCCCCCCGGGGCATGGCCGCCTCCAGCCAGCCCCTGGCCACCCGGGCCGGGGTGCGGGTTTTGGAAAACGGGGGCAACGCGGTGGACGCCGCCGTGGCCATGGTGGCGGTGCTCAGCGTGGTGGAGCCCTACTCGGTGGGCATCGGGGGCGACTGCTTCGCCCTGTGCGCCCTGGACGGGGGCAGCCGCATCGTGGGGCTCAACGGCTCGGGCCGCTCGGCGGCCGGGGCCGATCCCGGCCAGATCCTCTCCCAAGGACACCATAAAATCCCCACCCGCCACGGCGCCGCGGTGACCACGCCCGGCGCCCTGGCCGGGTGGGCCGATCTGGTGGCCGCCCACGGCACCATGGGCCTGGACACCCTCTTGGCCCCGGCCATCGGCTACGCGGCGCAAGGCTTCCCGGTGAGCGAGGTCATCGCCGGAGAATGGGCCGCCTTCCGCGACCACCTGGCCGCCGATCCCGACTCGGCCGCCGCCTACCTGGTCGAGGGCCATCCGCCTCAGGCGGGGCAGATGTTCGTCAACCCCGGCCTGGCCCGCACCCTCAAGCTCATCGCCGAGCAAGGCCCCGAGGTCTTTTATCAAGGCGAGCTGGCCGAGGCCATGAGCGCCTGCGTGCAAAAGGCCGGAGGCTGGCTCGGCGTGGAGGACCTGGCCGCCCACCGCTCCGAGTGGGTGGAGCCGATCATGCTGGGCTACCGGGGCTGGACCGTCCTGGAGCTGCCGCCCAACGGGCAGGGGATCACCGCCCTGGAGATCCTGAGCATCCTGGAGGGATACGAGCTGGCCGCCCTGGAGCCCTCGGGCGCGGACAAGGCCCACCTCATGGCCGAGGCCATCAAGATCGCCTTTGAGGACCGCAACCGCTACGTCACCGACCCGGCCTTCGCGCGCGCGCCGGTGGAGCAGCTACTCTCCCCGCAATACGCCGAGCAGTGCCGGGCGCGCATCGACCCGGAGCGAGCCCTGCCCCTGGAGGGCGCGGCCCCTCCCCTGGGCAGCGACACGGTCTACCTCTGCGCCGGGGACGAGGCGGGCAACGCGGTCAGCTTCATCAGCAGCATCTTCACGCCCTTCGGCAGCGGCCTGGTGCCGGTTGACACCGGCATCCTCCTGCACTGCCGGGGCATCTCCTTTGCCCTGGACCAGGCCCACGCCAATTGCCTGGAACCGGGCAAGCGGCCTCTGCACACCATCATCCCGGGCATGCTCCTGGACCAGGGCCGTTTGGCCGCCGCCTTCGGGGTCATGGGCGGAGACATGCAGCCCCAGGGCCACGCCCAGCTTTTGGTGAATCTCATCGACCACGGCCTGAATTTGCAGCAGGCCCTGGACGCGCCCCGCCTGCGCTGCATGGACCGCAAAGGGGTGTATCTGGAGGAGGGCTTCGCGCCCGAGGTGGCCGCCGAGCTGGAGCGCCGGGGGCATCTGCTGGACTGGACCGACTACACCATCAACCAGGTGGGCGGCGGCCAGATCGTGTGGCGCGACCAGGAGCAGGGTGTTTGGCTGGGGGCCAGTGACCGCCGCAAGGACGGCATGGCTCTGGGTTATTAG
- the dapA gene encoding 4-hydroxy-tetrahydrodipicolinate synthase: MAPQLQGIIPPMATPFTKDEELDLAALKANVSAWNSTGLGGYLAVGSNGESVFMSQDEQDQVVAATAEAAAEDKLVMAGTGRESTRETIKATARAAEMGAHCALVVTPCYFKGQMKPANLSAHYLRVAEAATIPVLLYNVPQATGVNMEPETVAAMAGHPNIAGIKDSSGNIAQLSEIIRQTQGEDFKIFVGNAEVVYSAASLGADGAILAVSNVMPARCVELFEAAKKGDHARAKHLQWRIAKLAALVTRVYGVGGLKVTMEMAGYAGGAVRMPLALPGESVIEELRAELAFASAD, from the coding sequence ATGGCCCCTCAGTTGCAAGGCATCATTCCCCCCATGGCCACGCCCTTCACCAAGGACGAGGAGCTGGACCTGGCCGCGCTCAAGGCCAACGTAAGCGCCTGGAACAGCACCGGCCTGGGCGGCTATCTGGCGGTGGGCTCTAACGGCGAGTCGGTGTTCATGAGCCAGGACGAGCAGGACCAGGTTGTGGCGGCCACGGCCGAAGCCGCCGCCGAGGACAAGCTGGTCATGGCGGGCACCGGCCGCGAGTCCACCCGCGAAACCATCAAGGCCACGGCGCGGGCGGCCGAGATGGGGGCCCACTGCGCCCTGGTGGTGACGCCCTGCTACTTCAAGGGCCAGATGAAGCCCGCCAACCTGAGCGCCCACTATCTGCGCGTGGCCGAAGCGGCGACCATCCCGGTGCTGCTCTATAACGTGCCTCAGGCCACGGGCGTGAACATGGAGCCCGAGACCGTGGCGGCCATGGCCGGCCACCCCAACATCGCGGGCATCAAGGACTCCTCGGGCAACATCGCCCAGCTCAGCGAGATCATCCGCCAGACCCAGGGCGAGGACTTCAAGATCTTCGTGGGCAACGCCGAGGTGGTCTACTCCGCGGCCAGCCTGGGGGCCGACGGCGCCATCCTGGCGGTGAGCAACGTGATGCCCGCGCGCTGCGTGGAGCTGTTCGAGGCGGCCAAGAAGGGCGACCACGCCCGGGCCAAGCATTTGCAATGGCGCATCGCCAAGCTGGCGGCCCTGGTGACGCGGGTCTACGGCGTGGGCGGGCTCAAGGTCACCATGGAGATGGCGGGCTACGCCGGCGGCGCGGTGCGCATGCCCCTGGCCCTGCCCGGCGAGTCGGTGATCGAGGAGCTACGGGCCGAGCTGGCCTTCGCCTCCGCCGACTAA
- a CDS encoding alanine--glyoxylate aminotransferase family protein, translating into MDELKPPQRLLLGPGPCNVPYRVLRAMSTPLVGHLDPLFMQMMDEVCSMLRDTFQTTNQMTFPVSGTGSAGMEACFVNLLEPGDTAVVCINGVFGTRMADVAERCGAKVIKVEAEWGGPLDQAAIIDTLKAHPEAKLCAIVYAETSTGVLQPIQEIGAYLKDKDTLFLVDAVTALGGVELKLDEWGIDACYSGTQKCLAVPPGLAPVSFGPKALEVLKSRKSKVQSWYLDLTMLMKYWGSERLYHHTAPITMIYGLREGLRIIQEEGLQNRIERHAAAAEHLRKGLAEMGFSFWAAEGYRLPPLTSVFPPDGWDVEGIRKQLLADYDIELGGGLGPVAGKIWRIGLMGENACVQKVAVLLRALADFA; encoded by the coding sequence ATGGACGAGTTGAAACCACCGCAGAGACTGCTTCTGGGCCCCGGCCCCTGCAACGTGCCCTATCGGGTGCTTCGCGCCATGTCCACACCCCTGGTGGGCCACCTGGACCCCCTGTTCATGCAGATGATGGACGAGGTGTGCTCGATGCTCCGGGACACCTTCCAGACCACCAACCAGATGACCTTCCCGGTGAGCGGCACGGGCAGCGCGGGCATGGAAGCCTGCTTCGTGAATCTCTTGGAGCCGGGCGACACCGCGGTGGTGTGCATCAACGGCGTGTTCGGCACCCGCATGGCCGACGTGGCCGAGCGCTGCGGGGCCAAGGTGATCAAGGTGGAGGCCGAGTGGGGCGGGCCCCTGGACCAGGCCGCGATCATCGACACCCTCAAGGCCCATCCCGAGGCCAAGCTCTGCGCCATCGTCTACGCCGAGACCTCCACCGGCGTGCTCCAGCCCATCCAGGAGATCGGCGCCTACCTCAAGGACAAGGACACCCTGTTCCTGGTGGACGCGGTGACCGCCCTGGGCGGGGTTGAGCTCAAGCTCGACGAGTGGGGCATCGACGCCTGCTACAGCGGCACCCAGAAGTGCCTGGCCGTGCCTCCCGGGCTGGCCCCGGTGAGCTTCGGGCCCAAGGCCCTGGAGGTCTTGAAGTCTCGCAAGAGCAAGGTGCAGAGCTGGTATCTGGACCTGACCATGCTCATGAAGTACTGGGGCTCCGAGCGGCTCTACCATCACACCGCGCCCATCACCATGATCTACGGCCTGCGCGAGGGCCTCAGGATCATCCAGGAAGAGGGCCTGCAAAACCGCATCGAGCGCCACGCCGCCGCGGCCGAGCACCTGCGCAAGGGCCTGGCCGAGATGGGCTTCAGCTTCTGGGCGGCCGAGGGCTATCGCCTGCCGCCCCTGACCAGCGTGTTCCCGCCCGATGGCTGGGACGTTGAAGGCATCCGCAAGCAGCTGCTGGCGGACTACGACATCGAGCTGGGCGGCGGCCTGGGGCCGGTGGCCGGCAAGATCTGGCGTATCGGCCTGATGGGCGAGAACGCCTGTGTGCAAAAGGTCGCGGTGCTTCTCCGCGCCCTGGCCGACTTCGCCTAG
- a CDS encoding sulfotransferase, whose product MKQLIFVAGLPRSGGSLVNRIFDGHSQIAAYPSEARFTPGDGFWAAYDGVRTLEELLKKSGRLRKFRAVVAGKKGKARHLPFDAAKFERGLQQKVDPPLPCEEAINRVSEVFFNSIADPAFAGSYDRARFISWHASNGHFGAKQLLDFTADSKVVHIIRSPFDTISSMVAYRRSYAINPAMEALLWNDSVARALLGRGQYPGRYYILRYEDLTSAPRESIAKLTDFLDLPLEKALYEPSAAGKAWTGNSSFQKLSGISPKSIGRFAQTLSAQDVDLISQVCADLMAKTCYSAESPYFDPAVDPNLLEPEPDELLTICEQYFHAYDHLRRMPIRQMDRAGSGPKRLYARVANRIYTAMVRKSAYFWR is encoded by the coding sequence TTGAAGCAGCTCATATTCGTGGCCGGCCTGCCCCGCAGCGGCGGGTCCCTGGTCAACCGGATCTTCGACGGCCATTCCCAGATAGCCGCTTATCCCAGCGAGGCCCGCTTCACCCCGGGGGACGGTTTTTGGGCCGCCTACGACGGGGTGCGCACCCTGGAGGAGCTGCTGAAAAAGAGCGGCCGCCTGCGCAAGTTCCGGGCGGTGGTGGCGGGCAAGAAGGGCAAGGCCCGGCACCTGCCCTTCGACGCCGCCAAGTTCGAGCGCGGCCTGCAACAAAAGGTGGACCCTCCCCTGCCCTGCGAGGAGGCTATCAACCGCGTCTCCGAGGTGTTTTTCAACTCCATCGCCGACCCCGCCTTCGCGGGCAGCTACGACCGGGCCCGCTTCATAAGCTGGCATGCATCCAACGGCCATTTCGGGGCCAAGCAGCTCTTGGACTTCACCGCCGATTCCAAGGTGGTGCACATCATCCGCTCGCCCTTTGACACCATCTCCAGCATGGTGGCCTACCGGCGGAGCTACGCCATAAACCCGGCCATGGAGGCCCTGCTCTGGAACGACTCGGTGGCCCGGGCCTTGCTGGGCCGTGGGCAATACCCCGGGCGCTATTACATCTTGCGCTACGAGGACCTGACCTCCGCCCCCCGGGAGAGCATCGCCAAGCTGACCGATTTTCTGGACCTACCCTTGGAGAAGGCCCTGTACGAGCCCTCGGCGGCGGGGAAAGCCTGGACGGGCAACAGCTCCTTTCAAAAGCTCTCGGGCATCAGCCCCAAGTCCATCGGCCGCTTTGCCCAGACCCTCTCCGCCCAAGACGTGGACCTCATAAGCCAGGTCTGCGCCGACCTCATGGCCAAGACCTGCTACAGCGCCGAGTCCCCCTATTTCGACCCCGCGGTGGACCCCAACCTGCTGGAGCCGGAGCCGGACGAGCTGCTGACCATCTGCGAGCAATATTTCCACGCCTATGATCACCTGCGCCGCATGCCGATCCGCCAAATGGACCGGGCCGGGTCCGGGCCCAAGCGGCTATACGCCCGGGTGGCCAACCGTATCTATACCGCCATGGTGAGAAAGTCGGCCTACTTCTGGCGTTGA
- a CDS encoding L-lactate permease, with amino-acid sequence MDLWSFLLGWSPVLLLTVLAVFFRRPALDLSIYGTAFTLLLVVWGYDTPLGVALLAGVDGLVTTLPLVLVIFAGILLSSLLMAAGALKRIVDWFMGGVRDGFHRSLLITMGVGNFMEGAGVIAEPVVAPMLAAAGVAPAGAAALSIVGYAGLMTLEMAGIFITVLALITGLPLSELGLASGWLSIPATLAMAAVVPLFLPRPLPGFARWMLVLACGALVGFAALAAVAWLAVSISGMVGGLALIAGLVLIGTRRLPLNKSILRDLAPFLFILAVLLALNAIGPLKELTFSRLSLKVSVIPVHTITLRPLFSAYLYLFLAAALAIKLLGIRGAELKQVLATGCKKAMVASAAMLLFGAMGQMIAYSGYAPDFAKLTNASNIPWVMAQGLITYAQSLYPIFAPLLGWVGTFLTGYGVASLMLFGQLQVQGAEMLGISPVWLASGLAVGASLGSISSPFKIAIAAPMCGALGQEGNILRLTIPIGVAASLLVGVVLWLFV; translated from the coding sequence ATGGACCTGTGGAGCTTCCTGCTGGGCTGGTCCCCGGTGCTTCTGCTCACCGTGCTGGCGGTGTTTTTTCGCCGCCCGGCCCTGGACCTTTCCATCTACGGCACCGCCTTCACTCTTCTCCTGGTCGTCTGGGGCTACGACACCCCCCTGGGCGTGGCCCTGTTGGCCGGGGTGGACGGCCTGGTGACCACCCTGCCCCTGGTGCTGGTGATCTTCGCGGGCATATTGCTCTCCAGCCTGCTCATGGCCGCCGGGGCCCTGAAACGCATCGTGGACTGGTTCATGGGCGGGGTGCGCGACGGCTTTCACCGCAGCCTTCTAATTACCATGGGCGTGGGCAACTTCATGGAGGGCGCGGGGGTGATCGCCGAGCCGGTGGTGGCGCCCATGCTGGCCGCCGCCGGGGTGGCCCCGGCCGGGGCGGCGGCCCTGAGCATCGTGGGCTACGCGGGCCTGATGACCCTGGAGATGGCCGGCATCTTCATCACCGTCCTGGCCCTGATCACCGGCCTGCCGCTCAGCGAGTTGGGCCTGGCCTCGGGCTGGCTCTCCATCCCCGCCACCCTGGCCATGGCCGCGGTGGTGCCGCTGTTTTTGCCCCGGCCCCTGCCCGGCTTCGCGCGCTGGATGCTGGTGCTGGCCTGCGGCGCCTTGGTGGGCTTCGCGGCCCTGGCCGCCGTGGCCTGGCTGGCGGTGTCCATCTCGGGCATGGTGGGAGGCCTGGCCCTCATCGCGGGCCTGGTCTTGATCGGCACCCGCCGTTTGCCCCTGAACAAGAGCATCCTCCGGGACCTGGCCCCCTTCCTGTTCATCCTGGCGGTGCTGTTGGCCCTCAACGCCATCGGCCCGCTCAAGGAGCTGACCTTCTCTCGCCTCAGCCTCAAGGTCAGCGTCATCCCGGTGCACACCATCACCCTCCGGCCCCTGTTCTCGGCCTACCTCTACTTGTTCCTGGCCGCGGCCCTGGCCATCAAGCTCCTGGGCATCCGGGGGGCCGAGCTCAAGCAGGTGCTCGCCACCGGCTGCAAAAAGGCCATGGTGGCCTCGGCGGCCATGCTTCTCTTCGGGGCCATGGGCCAGATGATCGCCTACTCCGGCTATGCCCCGGACTTCGCCAAGCTCACCAACGCCAGCAACATCCCCTGGGTCATGGCCCAGGGGCTCATCACCTACGCCCAGAGCCTCTACCCCATCTTCGCGCCGCTTTTGGGCTGGGTGGGCACCTTCCTCACCGGCTACGGCGTGGCCTCGCTGATGCTCTTCGGCCAGCTCCAGGTGCAGGGAGCGGAGATGTTGGGCATCAGCCCGGTGTGGCTGGCCTCGGGCCTGGCCGTCGGGGCCTCGCTGGGCTCCATCTCCTCGCCCTTCAAGATTGCCATCGCCGCGCCCATGTGCGGGGCCCTGGGCCAGGAGGGCAACATCCTGCGCCTGACCATACCCATCGGGGTGGCCGCGTCGCTTCTGGTGGGGGTGGTTCTTTGGCTCTTTGTCTGA
- a CDS encoding MarR family transcriptional regulator, protein MAQAKAKTGPRPSRDERIMMALVRVAELFKRRSAAVFREHGLSFSQYNALRVLWSLPGGRAGLSEVGRRILVSKHNLSGIAKRLEAGGFVRRLESPQDERLRLVALTAKGRQVLLAIAEAQEANVQQMLAPYSLEEREALLRVLRDMLSRP, encoded by the coding sequence ATGGCTCAGGCAAAGGCGAAAACCGGCCCCCGGCCCAGCCGGGACGAGCGCATCATGATGGCCTTGGTGCGCGTGGCCGAGCTGTTCAAGCGGCGCTCGGCGGCGGTGTTCCGCGAGCACGGCCTCAGCTTCTCGCAGTACAACGCCCTCCGGGTGCTGTGGTCCCTGCCCGGGGGCCGGGCGGGCCTCAGCGAAGTGGGCCGCCGCATCCTGGTTTCCAAGCACAACCTTTCGGGAATCGCCAAGCGCCTGGAGGCGGGGGGCTTCGTGCGCCGTCTGGAATCTCCCCAAGACGAGCGCCTGCGCCTGGTGGCGCTCACCGCCAAGGGCCGCCAGGTGCTTCTGGCCATCGCCGAGGCCCAGGAGGCCAACGTGCAGCAGATGCTGGCCCCCTACTCGCTCGAGGAACGCGAGGCCCTGCTCCGGGTGCTCCGGGACATGCTCTCGCGGCCCTAG
- a CDS encoding response regulator — translation MSAELCRILLVEDNPGDARLVSEYLAESESMDCRLQVAESLAAALELLGREPFDLILADLGLPDSQGIDTFHRLTRAAQDTPAIILTGHHDPQLAMESLREGSQDFLLKSEIGPLTLRLAVRYSLERWRNQRALADSEEKFAKAFQHSPVWVVISDMDTGEYLEVNEAFLQATGYRRDEVLGNTSLGLGTWGDLRKRAEAMRQIKAEGSVHNLEVTRRTKDGREIPTLYSGEPLTLKGRECLVSVSQDISQIKLAENQRMKMEKQLQQVQKLESLGVMAGGIAHDFNNMLMGILGNAELARLDLPAESSLNHYLEQIETAAKRLADLTNQLLAYSGRGRFVIKTVNLARLVKELNELLRTVVSKQALMRLDLEEGLPAVEADVTQMRQIIMNLITNASDALDGKPGTITISTGTTEVDESYLAETYVEEELPPGHYVHLEVSDTGVGMDAATKAKIFDPFYTTKFAGRGLGLAAVLGIIRGHQGAIKVYSEPGKGTSVKVLLPASDKKAQQEARHPAESENLAQPAVVLLVDDDEMVRAVTRLALEKMGCRVLEAHDGMEGVEAFKENQDELDLVLLDLTMPRLSGEEVFAQLRRMKPGVRVLLSSGFNEAETTNRFAGKGLAGFIQKPYTPSQLRRKLQEIMPEKF, via the coding sequence ATGAGCGCCGAGCTGTGCCGAATCCTGCTGGTGGAGGACAACCCAGGCGACGCCCGCCTGGTGAGCGAGTACCTGGCTGAATCCGAGAGCATGGACTGCCGGTTGCAGGTGGCCGAAAGCCTGGCCGCCGCGCTGGAGCTTTTGGGCCGCGAGCCCTTTGACCTGATCCTGGCCGACCTGGGCCTGCCCGACAGCCAGGGCATCGACACCTTCCACCGCCTCACCCGGGCCGCCCAGGACACCCCGGCCATCATCCTCACCGGACATCACGATCCCCAATTGGCCATGGAGAGCCTGCGGGAGGGCAGCCAGGATTTCCTGCTCAAGAGCGAGATCGGCCCGCTCACCTTGAGGCTGGCGGTGCGCTACTCCCTCGAGCGCTGGCGCAACCAGCGGGCCCTGGCCGACAGCGAAGAGAAGTTCGCCAAGGCCTTCCAACACAGCCCGGTGTGGGTGGTGATCAGCGACATGGACACCGGCGAGTACCTGGAGGTGAACGAGGCCTTCCTGCAAGCCACCGGCTATAGGCGCGATGAGGTGCTGGGCAACACCAGCTTGGGGCTGGGCACCTGGGGCGACCTCCGGAAGCGGGCCGAGGCCATGCGCCAAATCAAGGCCGAGGGATCGGTGCACAACCTGGAGGTGACCCGCCGCACCAAGGACGGCCGCGAGATACCCACCCTCTACTCCGGAGAGCCCCTCACCCTCAAGGGCCGGGAATGCCTGGTCTCGGTAAGCCAGGACATCAGCCAGATCAAGCTGGCCGAAAATCAGCGCATGAAGATGGAGAAGCAGCTTCAGCAAGTGCAGAAGCTGGAGAGCCTGGGGGTGATGGCCGGAGGCATCGCCCACGACTTCAACAACATGCTCATGGGCATATTGGGCAACGCCGAGCTGGCCCGCCTGGATCTGCCGGCCGAATCGTCCCTGAACCATTACCTGGAACAGATCGAGACCGCGGCCAAGCGGTTGGCCGACCTGACCAACCAGCTTTTGGCCTACTCCGGGCGGGGCCGCTTCGTCATCAAGACGGTGAACCTGGCCCGGCTGGTGAAGGAGCTCAACGAGCTTTTGAGGACCGTGGTGAGCAAGCAGGCGCTCATGCGCCTGGATCTGGAAGAGGGGCTGCCCGCCGTGGAGGCCGACGTCACCCAGATGCGCCAGATCATCATGAACCTCATCACCAACGCCTCCGACGCCCTGGACGGCAAGCCCGGCACCATCACCATCTCCACCGGCACCACCGAGGTGGACGAGTCCTACCTGGCCGAGACCTACGTCGAGGAGGAGCTGCCCCCGGGGCACTACGTGCACCTGGAGGTCTCGGACACCGGGGTGGGCATGGACGCGGCCACCAAGGCCAAGATCTTCGACCCCTTCTACACCACCAAGTTCGCGGGGCGGGGCCTGGGCCTGGCCGCGGTGCTGGGCATCATCCGGGGGCACCAGGGAGCCATCAAGGTCTACAGCGAGCCGGGCAAGGGCACCTCGGTGAAGGTGCTCCTGCCCGCCAGCGACAAAAAGGCCCAGCAAGAGGCCCGCCACCCGGCCGAGTCGGAAAACCTGGCCCAGCCGGCCGTGGTGCTCTTGGTGGACGACGATGAGATGGTGCGCGCGGTGACCCGCCTGGCTCTGGAGAAGATGGGCTGCCGCGTTCTGGAGGCCCACGACGGGATGGAGGGGGTGGAGGCCTTCAAGGAAAACCAGGACGAGTTGGACCTGGTGCTTCTGGACCTGACCATGCCCCGCCTCTCCGGCGAGGAGGTCTTCGCCCAGCTCCGGCGCATGAAGCCCGGGGTGCGGGTGCTGTTGTCCAGCGGCTTCAACGAGGCCGAGACCACCAACCGCTTCGCGGGCAAGGGCCTGGCCGGGTTCATCCAAAAGCCCTACACGCCCTCCCAGCTCAGGCGGAAACTGCAAGAGATCATGCCGGAGAAGTTCTAG
- a CDS encoding response regulator has translation MPNYAEPIKILLVEDNQGDARLAQEALKEAKVANELFWVDDGVKAMEFLRRQGEYTDAPRPDVVLLDLNLPRMDGREVLAAIKEDDEIKSIPVVVLTVSEAEEDILKSYNLHANCYITKPLELDRFMEVVQRIEDFWLTIVKLPSQV, from the coding sequence ATGCCTAACTACGCCGAGCCCATCAAGATACTGTTGGTGGAGGACAACCAGGGCGACGCCCGCCTGGCCCAGGAGGCCCTCAAGGAGGCCAAGGTGGCCAACGAGCTTTTCTGGGTGGACGACGGGGTCAAGGCCATGGAGTTCCTGCGGCGCCAGGGCGAATACACCGACGCCCCCCGACCGGATGTGGTGCTCCTGGATCTGAACCTGCCGCGCATGGACGGCCGCGAGGTGCTGGCCGCCATCAAGGAAGACGACGAGATCAAGAGCATCCCGGTGGTGGTGCTCACGGTGAGCGAGGCCGAGGAGGACATCCTTAAAAGTTACAACCTGCACGCCAACTGCTACATCACCAAACCGCTGGAGCTGGACCGCTTCATGGAGGTGGTACAGCGGATCGAGGATTTCTGGCTGACCATCGTGAAGCTGCCTTCCCAGGTGTGA
- a CDS encoding PocR ligand-binding domain-containing protein: MEEAPQNIGVRLRDEFHISDLINIEQLQLLMEKFTAATDTGTALLDLEGKVLVASGWQDICTRFHRIHPDTARRCHASDVGLANQLEQGQDYNVYRCLNGMVDAAIPVRIQGVHFANLYIGQFLSEKPDLDFFRQQAREFGFEEDEYLWALSRVPILSDEEVALKLDYLAAFAAFLGEAGLDRLNLKKIMHELEDRVEERTQALQESQRQTQEKMQEAVEARRQTERVNRRLVKTKTELERSNRDLQQFAYVASHDLQEPLRMVSSYVQLLQRRYQDKLDQDANDFIAFAVDGAARMKILIQDLLTYSRVTTRGADPKPTESGEALDRALGNLTAQLQENQAEISRGEMPRVTADPSQLTQVFQNLVHNAVKYRREEPPRLRAEARRGENEWIFSLSDNGVGIETQYFDRIFVIYQRLASKAALGGTGIGLALVKKIVERHGGRVWVESTPGQGSTFYFSIPDREESHDA, from the coding sequence ATGGAAGAAGCTCCCCAAAACATCGGCGTCCGGTTGCGGGACGAGTTCCACATCTCAGATCTGATCAACATCGAGCAGCTACAGTTGCTCATGGAGAAATTCACCGCCGCCACCGACACCGGCACCGCCCTATTAGACCTGGAAGGGAAGGTGCTGGTGGCCTCCGGCTGGCAGGACATCTGCACCCGCTTCCATCGGATTCACCCCGACACAGCCCGGCGCTGCCATGCCTCGGACGTGGGCCTGGCCAACCAGCTGGAACAGGGCCAGGACTACAACGTTTACCGTTGCCTCAACGGCATGGTCGACGCGGCCATTCCGGTGCGCATCCAGGGAGTCCATTTCGCCAACCTTTACATCGGACAATTCCTATCGGAAAAACCGGACCTGGATTTCTTTCGCCAACAGGCCCGTGAGTTCGGTTTCGAGGAAGATGAATATCTGTGGGCGCTTTCCAGAGTTCCCATCCTGTCCGACGAGGAGGTGGCGCTCAAGTTGGATTACCTGGCCGCCTTCGCCGCCTTCCTGGGGGAAGCGGGCCTGGACAGGCTAAACCTGAAAAAAATCATGCACGAGCTGGAAGATCGGGTGGAAGAGCGCACCCAGGCTCTGCAAGAGTCCCAAAGGCAGACTCAAGAGAAGATGCAAGAGGCGGTTGAAGCCCGCCGGCAGACCGAGCGGGTCAACCGAAGGCTTGTGAAGACCAAAACCGAGTTGGAGCGCTCCAACCGGGATTTGCAGCAATTCGCCTACGTGGCCAGCCACGATTTGCAGGAGCCCCTGCGCATGGTCAGCTCCTACGTGCAGCTGCTGCAACGGCGCTACCAGGACAAGCTGGACCAGGACGCCAACGACTTCATCGCCTTCGCGGTGGACGGCGCGGCGCGCATGAAGATCCTGATCCAGGACCTGCTGACCTACTCCCGGGTGACCACCCGGGGGGCGGACCCCAAGCCCACCGAAAGCGGGGAGGCGCTGGACCGCGCCCTGGGGAACCTGACCGCCCAGCTCCAGGAAAACCAGGCCGAAATTAGCCGGGGGGAGATGCCCCGCGTAACCGCCGACCCCAGCCAGTTGACCCAGGTCTTCCAGAATCTGGTGCACAACGCGGTGAAGTACCGGCGCGAGGAGCCCCCCCGCCTGCGGGCGGAGGCCCGGCGCGGCGAGAATGAGTGGATATTCAGCCTGAGCGACAACGGGGTGGGCATCGAGACCCAATACTTCGACCGCATCTTCGTCATCTACCAACGCCTGGCCTCCAAGGCCGCCCTGGGCGGCACCGGCATCGGCCTGGCCCTGGTCAAGAAAATCGTCGAGCGCCACGGAGGGCGGGTTTGGGTGGAGTCCACCCCCGGCCAGGGCTCCACCTTCTATTTCTCCATCCCCGACCGGGAGGAAAGTCACGATGCCTAA